A stretch of the Clostridium botulinum genome encodes the following:
- a CDS encoding PTS system mannose/fructose/N-acetylgalactosamine-transporter subunit IIB: MITQIRVDDRLIHGQVAVVWTKELNTPLLVVANDDASKNEVMQMTLKMAVPSGMKLLIRSVDEAIKIFNDPRGKDKRMFVIVNKVSDATKIAKNVKDIETVNVANAGRFDKSDPKDKVMVFPSVQLSSEELNAAHELSKLTHVKTYNQVLPNNPQLDLKKALSQL, encoded by the coding sequence ATGATTACACAAATTCGTGTTGATGACCGTTTAATACATGGTCAAGTAGCAGTAGTATGGACAAAAGAGCTTAATACTCCACTATTAGTAGTTGCAAATGATGATGCATCCAAAAATGAAGTAATGCAAATGACATTGAAGATGGCAGTTCCAAGTGGAATGAAACTTCTTATACGTTCTGTAGATGAGGCAATAAAAATATTTAATGATCCACGTGGTAAAGATAAAAGAATGTTTGTAATAGTAAATAAGGTCTCTGATGCTACTAAAATAGCTAAGAATGTGAAAGATATAGAAACAGTAAATGTTGCAAATGCAGGACGTTTTGATAAGTCTGATCCCAAAGATAAAGTAATGGTATTCCCAAGTGTTCAGTTAAGTTCTGAAGAATTAAATGCTGCACATGAACTTTCTAAGTTAACTCATGTAAAAACCTATAACCAAGTACTTCCAAACAATCCGCAACTTGATTTAAAGAAAGCTTTATCTCAATTATAA
- a CDS encoding DUF3791 domain-containing protein yields the protein MDEKKLEFAIFCIESLAEKLEMNPTKIYEIIKNTNTLDEYIIPCYEPLHSQSKRYIVEDLIEVLKERGALS from the coding sequence ATGGATGAAAAAAAATTAGAATTTGCTATATTTTGTATTGAGAGTTTAGCAGAAAAACTAGAAATGAATCCTACAAAAATATATGAAATTATTAAAAATACAAATACTTTAGATGAGTATATTATCCCTTGTTATGAGCCATTACACTCTCAAAGCAAACGATATATAGTAGAAGATTTAATAGAAGTATTAAAAGAAAGGGGAGCATTAAGTTGA
- a CDS encoding transposase, producing MIITLNIQSENIYFKIFETVNIAFNKLGINTRKAKGRPPKYSDQQIVACMLYGVNNSIFSLRELEYKIKQDIVFQKIIGLKEVPDHSTFSLRAIALEKYVYYGIYAMLIELINPSTRICAIDGTALRSSLYDSEARYGKGTRLGRYKGYKLHCTACVCDSILPLSFSITTANVYDNQVQGLLYELKTYNPFIVLADAAYDDAQWFKVSKTLEYNLLTDVNMRKANSIESFKDESRYKNALFMQSPIGKNLYKNRLKIEQLFSILKGLYNLENPRLYGQKRYERHVKWVLLSYIIDEFNKVNSKINSRKYPWNL from the coding sequence ATGATTATAACATTAAATATACAAAGCGAAAACATTTATTTTAAAATTTTTGAAACTGTTAATATTGCATTTAATAAACTTGGCATTAATACTAGAAAAGCTAAAGGTAGACCGCCTAAATATTCAGATCAACAAATTGTTGCATGTATGCTATATGGTGTAAATAATAGTATTTTTAGTCTTAGAGAACTTGAATATAAAATTAAACAAGATATTGTATTTCAAAAGATTATAGGTTTAAAAGAAGTTCCTGACCATTCTACATTTTCTTTAAGAGCGATAGCTTTAGAAAAATACGTGTACTATGGCATTTATGCTATGCTTATTGAACTTATAAATCCATCAACTAGAATTTGTGCTATTGATGGTACTGCATTAAGGAGCTCATTATATGATAGCGAAGCTAGGTATGGAAAAGGAACTCGACTTGGCAGATATAAAGGATATAAGTTACATTGTACCGCTTGTGTATGTGATAGTATATTACCTTTGTCATTTTCTATAACTACTGCAAATGTATATGATAATCAAGTCCAAGGATTGTTATATGAACTGAAAACTTATAATCCATTTATTGTACTTGCCGATGCTGCTTATGATGATGCTCAATGGTTTAAAGTTTCTAAAACTCTAGAATATAATTTATTAACAGACGTAAATATGCGTAAAGCAAACAGTATAGAATCTTTTAAAGATGAATCTAGATATAAAAATGCTCTTTTTATGCAATCGCCAATAGGTAAAAATTTATATAAAAATAGGCTAAAAATTGAACAATTATTTTCTATACTTAAAGGACTCTATAATCTAGAAAACCCTAGACTTTACGGACAAAAACGCTATGAACGCCATGTTAAGTGGGTTCTTTTATCGTATATTATAGACGAATTTAATAAGGTTAATAGCAAAATAAATTCTAGAAAATATCCTTGGAATCTATAG
- a CDS encoding PTS system mannose/fructose/sorbose family transporter subunit IID, translating into MNVKENLSIEDKKMLRSVFWRSWTINASRTGATQYHAVGVMYTLLPVINRFYKTNEEKATALVRHTTWFNATMHLNNFIIGLVTSMERQNSEDKTFDANSITAVKASLMGPLSGIGDSFFWGILRVVAAGIGISLASSGSALGAIIFLLLYNIPAFLIHYYSLYSGYSVGANFIQKLYASGGMKILTKASSMLGLIMMGSMTASNVKFKTILKVSVAGSNHVMMIQKYLDQLFVGIVPLCVTLLAFYLLRKKVNINIVMFGMMFLGIILGLLGIC; encoded by the coding sequence ATGAACGTTAAAGAAAATTTATCAATTGAAGATAAAAAAATGTTACGCTCAGTATTTTGGCGTTCTTGGACAATTAACGCTAGCCGTACTGGTGCTACTCAATATCATGCAGTAGGCGTTATGTATACTCTTTTACCCGTTATTAACAGATTTTATAAAACAAATGAAGAAAAGGCCACTGCTTTAGTTCGTCACACTACTTGGTTTAATGCTACGATGCACTTAAATAATTTTATAATAGGACTTGTAACATCAATGGAACGTCAAAACAGTGAAGATAAAACCTTTGACGCAAATTCTATTACAGCAGTTAAAGCTTCTCTAATGGGACCACTTTCAGGTATAGGCGACTCATTTTTCTGGGGCATACTAAGAGTTGTAGCAGCAGGCATTGGTATATCCTTAGCAAGTTCAGGTTCAGCACTAGGAGCAATTATATTCTTATTATTATACAATATCCCAGCATTTTTAATACATTATTATTCACTATATAGCGGTTATTCCGTGGGTGCAAATTTTATTCAAAAACTATATGCAAGTGGTGGAATGAAAATATTAACAAAAGCATCAAGTATGCTTGGCTTGATAATGATGGGTTCAATGACTGCCTCTAACGTAAAATTTAAAACAATTCTTAAAGTAAGTGTTGCTGGAAGCAACCACGTTATGATGATACAAAAATATTTAGATCAATTATTTGTAGGAATAGTTCCTTTATGCGTTACTTTATTAGCATTTTATTTACTACGTAAAAAAGTAAATATTAATATAGTAATGTTTGGTATGATGTTTTTAGGTATAATATTAGGATTACTGGGAATATGTTAA
- a CDS encoding DUF3990 domain-containing protein — protein sequence MRVYHGSYLIVDNPHISFSRDALDFGKGFYVTRIKEQAINWTNKFKRRGKKGYLNIYELDIEKVKEKYKVKEFLSYDLEWLDFILECRAESNIYLKYDMVVGGIADDRVYNTIELYQDKLIEKDEALKRLKYYKPNQQMCIINQEIIDKYLSYEENKEV from the coding sequence TTGAGAGTATATCATGGGTCTTACTTGATTGTAGATAATCCCCACATATCTTTTTCAAGGGATGCATTGGATTTTGGAAAAGGTTTTTATGTAACAAGAATTAAAGAACAAGCAATTAATTGGACAAACAAATTTAAAAGAAGAGGAAAAAAAGGATATTTAAATATATATGAATTAGATATAGAAAAAGTTAAGGAAAAGTATAAAGTTAAAGAGTTTTTAAGTTATGATTTGGAATGGCTAGATTTTATATTGGAATGTAGAGCAGAAAGTAATATTTATTTAAAATATGACATGGTAGTAGGTGGAATAGCTGATGATAGGGTATATAATACAATAGAGCTTTATCAGGATAAATTAATAGAGAAAGATGAAGCATTAAAGAGATTAAAGTATTATAAACCTAATCAACAGATGTGTATAATAAATCAAGAGATTATTGATAAATACTTAAGTTATGAAGAAAATAAGGAAGTGTAG
- the thrS gene encoding threonine--tRNA ligase: MIKITLKDGKVLEMEKGLTVSEIAARISTSLRKKALGAKINGEKAELMDVINDDCSLEILTFEDQEGKDTLRHTASHILAQAVKRLYPDVKLAIGPSIENGFYYDFDAEISFTPEILEKIEKEMNKIVKENLELKKFTLPRDEAIKFMKERNENYKVELIEDLPEDAVISFYEEGEFVDLCAGPHVPSTKEVKAIKLLSVAGAYWRGNENNKMLQRIYGTAFTKKADLEQYLHMLEEAKKRDHRKLGKELGLFDLKEEGPGFPFFYPKGMMLRNTLENYWRETHEKAGYGEIRTPIILNEKLWHQSGHWDHYKENMYFTKIDGEDYAIKPMNCPGSILVYKSDLHSYRELPIRLGELGLVHRHEYSGALHGLMRVRNFTQDDAHIFMTKEQITSEILGVIKMIDNFYGLFGFEYFVELSTRPEDSMGSDEDWEAATNGLVKALNEAGLEYKINEGDGAFYGPKIDFHLRDCLGRTWQCGTIQLDFQMPERFDLSYVGADGEKHRPVMAHRVIFGSIERFIGILTEHYAGAFPTWLAPVQVKIMNITDNQVEYCKEIEKTLKENGIRVELDLRNEKIGYKIREAQLQKIPYMLVLGDKEMNENTIAVRSRKQGDLGAMQLVDFVAMVKKEVQEKTNNL, from the coding sequence ATGATAAAAATAACATTAAAAGATGGAAAAGTGTTAGAAATGGAAAAAGGCTTAACTGTTTCAGAAATAGCCGCAAGAATAAGTACTTCATTAAGAAAAAAAGCTTTAGGAGCTAAAATAAATGGAGAAAAAGCAGAGCTTATGGATGTTATAAATGATGATTGTTCTCTAGAAATACTTACTTTTGAAGATCAAGAAGGTAAAGATACTTTAAGACATACAGCATCTCATATACTTGCTCAAGCAGTAAAAAGATTATATCCAGATGTTAAATTAGCCATAGGACCTTCAATAGAAAATGGATTCTATTATGATTTTGATGCAGAAATTTCTTTTACACCAGAGATACTTGAAAAAATAGAAAAAGAAATGAATAAGATAGTTAAAGAAAATTTAGAACTTAAGAAATTTACTCTTCCAAGAGATGAAGCAATTAAATTTATGAAAGAAAGAAATGAAAACTATAAGGTAGAACTTATAGAAGATTTGCCTGAAGATGCTGTAATTTCTTTTTATGAAGAAGGAGAATTTGTAGACCTTTGTGCAGGTCCTCATGTTCCATCAACAAAAGAAGTTAAAGCTATAAAATTACTTTCAGTAGCTGGAGCTTATTGGAGAGGTAATGAAAATAATAAAATGTTACAAAGAATTTATGGAACAGCATTTACAAAAAAAGCTGATCTTGAACAATACCTTCATATGCTTGAAGAAGCTAAAAAGAGGGATCATAGAAAATTAGGAAAAGAATTAGGATTATTTGATCTTAAAGAAGAAGGTCCAGGATTCCCATTCTTCTATCCAAAGGGAATGATGTTAAGAAATACTTTGGAAAATTATTGGAGAGAAACGCATGAAAAGGCAGGATATGGTGAAATTAGAACTCCAATTATATTAAATGAAAAGTTATGGCATCAATCAGGACACTGGGATCATTACAAAGAAAATATGTATTTTACTAAAATAGATGGAGAAGATTATGCAATAAAGCCAATGAACTGTCCAGGATCTATATTAGTTTATAAGAGTGATCTTCATTCGTACAGAGAATTACCTATAAGACTTGGAGAATTAGGACTTGTTCATAGACATGAATATTCAGGAGCATTACATGGTCTTATGAGAGTTAGAAACTTTACTCAAGATGATGCGCATATATTTATGACAAAAGAACAAATTACTTCTGAAATATTAGGAGTAATAAAAATGATAGATAATTTCTATGGTTTATTTGGATTTGAGTATTTTGTAGAGCTTTCAACTAGACCAGAAGATTCTATGGGAAGTGATGAAGATTGGGAAGCTGCAACAAATGGTCTTGTTAAAGCATTAAATGAAGCAGGACTTGAATATAAGATAAATGAAGGAGATGGAGCTTTCTATGGTCCTAAGATAGATTTCCATTTAAGAGATTGCTTAGGAAGAACTTGGCAATGTGGAACAATTCAATTAGATTTCCAAATGCCAGAAAGATTTGATTTATCTTATGTAGGAGCAGATGGTGAAAAACACAGACCAGTAATGGCTCATAGAGTTATATTTGGAAGTATTGAAAGATTCATTGGTATTTTAACAGAACACTATGCAGGAGCTTTCCCAACATGGCTTGCACCAGTACAAGTTAAAATAATGAACATCACAGATAATCAAGTAGAATATTGTAAAGAAATAGAAAAGACATTAAAAGAAAATGGAATAAGAGTTGAACTAGACTTAAGAAATGAAAAGATAGGATATAAAATAAGAGAAGCTCAACTTCAAAAGATTCCTTATATGTTAGTCCTTGGAGACAAGGAAATGAATGAAAATACTATAGCAGTAAGATCAAGAAAACAAGGTGATTTAGGAGCAATGCAACTAGTTGACTTTGTAGCTATGGTAAAAAAAGAAGTACAAGAAAAAACTAATAATTTATAA
- the rplT gene encoding 50S ribosomal protein L20 codes for MARVKRAIHARKKHKKILKLAKGYYGRRSRTFRNANETVLRAMNFAYVGRKLKKRDFRRLWIARINAATRMNGLSYSRFMNGLKLAGINMNRKMLSEIAINDEKAFADLVEVAKKQLNA; via the coding sequence ATGGCAAGAGTAAAAAGAGCGATACATGCTCGTAAAAAACATAAAAAGATATTAAAACTTGCAAAAGGTTACTATGGAAGAAGAAGTAGAACTTTTAGAAATGCTAACGAAACTGTATTAAGAGCAATGAATTTTGCTTATGTAGGAAGAAAGCTAAAGAAGAGAGATTTTAGAAGACTTTGGATAGCTAGAATAAATGCAGCAACAAGAATGAATGGATTATCTTATTCAAGATTCATGAATGGATTAAAACTTGCTGGAATAAACATGAACAGAAAAATGCTTTCAGAAATCGCTATAAATGATGAAAAAGCATTTGCTGATTTAGTAGAAGTAGCTAAAAAGCAATTAAACGCTTAG
- a CDS encoding PTS sugar transporter subunit IIA, with the protein MKKKYLIASHGELANGIKSSLDILANKGNAVEVINAYITDEDYTPKIVNFIKSIGNDEQGIIFTDLFGGSVNQKSVTEVLTNKSKNVFIISNVNLAIVLSLLFSVEDAFSEEYIKKSIVESQVTLVSTKISNDDSEKDFF; encoded by the coding sequence ATGAAGAAAAAATATTTAATAGCTAGTCATGGCGAATTAGCAAATGGTATCAAAAGCTCATTAGATATATTAGCCAACAAAGGCAATGCAGTTGAAGTAATAAATGCATATATTACTGATGAAGATTATACTCCCAAAATTGTTAACTTCATAAAAAGCATCGGTAATGATGAGCAAGGCATTATATTCACAGATTTATTTGGTGGTAGCGTTAATCAAAAATCAGTAACCGAAGTTTTAACTAACAAAAGTAAAAACGTATTCATTATTTCAAATGTAAATTTAGCAATAGTACTTTCACTGTTATTCTCTGTAGAAGATGCGTTTAGTGAAGAATATATTAAAAAATCTATTGTCGAAAGTCAAGTGACTCTTGTATCAACAAAAATATCTAATGATGATTCCGAAAAAGATTTTTTCTAA
- a CDS encoding DUF6873 family GME fold protein — MKKLIVDYRISKKEENSLLKLGYDLLACPSSNKLYYAICGHPDIQIHIIDEKNIIVHKDMPPKFIENLKKLNINVIVSASSLSNKYPQDIVLNAVNFSKYFIHYLNYTDKNLLSEIKMLNKKLINTKQGYTKCSTAIVSDNAIITSDKNIAKSLQNENIDILLLSPGDILLPGLNYGFIGGTCGLIEKDILAFYGSLECYAYGKEVLNFLKKHKVEPIFLSKSKLIDRGSILKL; from the coding sequence ATGAAAAAACTAATTGTAGATTATAGAATATCTAAAAAAGAAGAGAACTCTTTATTAAAACTAGGATATGATTTATTAGCTTGTCCTTCTTCTAATAAATTATATTATGCTATATGCGGACATCCTGATATACAAATTCACATAATTGATGAAAAAAATATTATTGTACATAAAGATATGCCCCCTAAATTTATTGAAAATCTTAAAAAATTAAACATTAACGTAATAGTATCAGCATCTTCTCTTTCAAATAAATATCCTCAAGATATAGTTTTAAATGCCGTTAATTTTTCTAAATACTTTATACACTATTTAAATTATACTGATAAAAATCTTTTATCTGAGATTAAAATGTTAAATAAAAAATTGATTAATACAAAACAAGGATATACAAAATGTTCTACAGCTATAGTAAGTGATAATGCTATAATAACTAGCGATAAAAACATAGCCAAATCTTTACAAAATGAAAATATAGATATATTATTACTTTCTCCTGGAGATATACTTCTTCCCGGATTAAATTATGGTTTTATAGGCGGAACCTGTGGACTAATAGAAAAAGATATTCTTGCATTTTATGGAAGCTTAGAATGTTATGCTTACGGAAAAGAAGTGCTGAATTTCTTAAAAAAGCATAAAGTTGAACCTATTTTTTTAAGCAAAAGTAAATTAATAGATAGAGGTAGCATATTAAAACTATAA
- the rpmI gene encoding 50S ribosomal protein L35 produces the protein MPKMKTHRGAAKRFKKTGSGKLKRAKAFKSHILTKKSSKTKRNLRKSGLVSEAQEKVIKKLLPYI, from the coding sequence ATGCCTAAAATGAAGACACATAGAGGTGCAGCAAAGAGATTTAAGAAAACTGGAAGTGGAAAACTTAAGAGAGCTAAAGCTTTCAAAAGCCACATATTAACAAAAAAATCATCTAAGACAAAGAGAAATCTTAGAAAAAGTGGACTTGTATCTGAGGCTCAAGAAAAAGTAATTAAGAAATTATTACCATATATATAG
- a CDS encoding PTS mannose/fructose/sorbose/N-acetylgalactosamine transporter subunit IIC, producing MLMHALMAALSVFICFAGNYITGQSMMERPLVVGLVTGLLMGDIQTGILMGASLEAVFLGNVNIGGVIAAEPVTATTLATTFAIISHVETKAAITLAIPIGMLAAFVVMFLKNVLMNVFAPSLDKAARENNQKKIVALHYGTWALYYLIISAISFFGILAGSGPINALVANIPTKLMNGLSAAGGLLPSVGFAMLMKLLWDNKLAVFYLLGFVLTAYLKLPAVAVATIGIILCIITSQRDLQIANIPAIGSKASGQMTKEDEEEDFFS from the coding sequence ATGTTAATGCATGCTTTAATGGCAGCGCTAAGTGTATTTATTTGCTTTGCTGGTAACTATATAACAGGTCAAAGTATGATGGAACGCCCATTAGTAGTTGGCCTTGTAACGGGTCTACTAATGGGCGATATCCAAACTGGTATTTTAATGGGAGCTTCATTAGAAGCTGTATTTTTGGGTAATGTAAATATTGGTGGTGTTATAGCTGCAGAACCGGTTACTGCTACTACGTTAGCAACAACTTTTGCAATTATATCTCATGTTGAAACAAAGGCAGCTATCACACTTGCTATACCAATTGGTATGTTAGCAGCTTTTGTAGTTATGTTCTTAAAAAATGTACTTATGAATGTCTTTGCTCCATCACTAGACAAAGCAGCAAGAGAAAATAACCAAAAAAAGATTGTAGCATTACACTATGGTACTTGGGCGTTATATTATTTAATTATATCAGCTATATCTTTCTTTGGCATATTAGCAGGTAGTGGTCCTATTAATGCTCTTGTAGCCAATATACCAACTAAATTAATGAATGGTCTAAGTGCAGCTGGTGGACTTCTTCCATCAGTAGGATTTGCAATGTTAATGAAGCTATTATGGGATAATAAACTCGCTGTATTCTATTTATTAGGATTTGTACTTACTGCTTACTTAAAATTACCTGCAGTTGCTGTAGCTACTATTGGGATAATCTTATGCATTATAACAAGTCAACGTGATTTACAAATAGCAAATATACCTGCCATTGGTTCAAAAGCATCTGGGCAAATGACTAAAGAAGATGAAGAGGAGGACTTTTTTTCATGA
- a CDS encoding TrkH family potassium uptake protein, which produces MANLKKRYKRRLTPVQTLALGFFIVIMVGTMLLMLPIASKSGVITPFVDALFTSTSAVCITGLTTLNTAAHWSYFGTTIIIILIQVGGLGFMSFATLIALLLGKRITLKERLVMQEAMNSFSLQGLVKLAKYILIFTFSVEGIGALFLSTKFIPRYGLLKGIYFSVFHSISAFCNAGFDLTGDSLVPYATNTVVILTISLLIIVSGLGFAVWAEIYNYKGVGKFSTHSKVAISMTAFLVIVGWGLMYLFEMKNPQTIQYMSIKGKLLSSLFAAVSPRTAGFYSISLPDMTLAGKVLTMILMFIGGCPGGTAGGVKTTTIGILLMTVICVIKNREDTQIFERTIGKNLVYKSFVIVTIAMGVVIMDTMILSFTETGASLEYILYEITSAFGTVGLTLGLTPKLSIIGKLLICATMYIGRLGPLTLVMALSSKKDKSLIKYPDGKILVG; this is translated from the coding sequence GTGGCAAATTTGAAAAAAAGATATAAAAGAAGATTAACTCCTGTTCAAACATTAGCACTAGGATTTTTTATAGTTATTATGGTTGGAACTATGTTATTGATGTTGCCTATAGCATCAAAGTCAGGGGTTATAACTCCTTTTGTTGATGCACTTTTCACCTCAACTTCAGCAGTTTGCATAACGGGACTTACTACTTTAAATACAGCTGCACATTGGAGCTACTTTGGTACTACAATTATTATTATACTTATACAAGTAGGGGGATTAGGATTTATGTCCTTTGCTACTTTAATAGCTTTACTTTTGGGTAAAAGAATTACGTTAAAGGAAAGACTAGTCATGCAAGAAGCAATGAATTCATTCTCACTTCAGGGACTTGTAAAGCTTGCAAAGTATATACTTATTTTCACATTTTCTGTTGAAGGAATAGGTGCACTTTTCTTATCTACTAAATTTATTCCTAGATATGGCTTATTAAAAGGGATATATTTTAGTGTATTTCATTCTATTTCTGCTTTTTGTAATGCAGGTTTTGACCTTACAGGAGATAGCTTGGTTCCATATGCTACTAATACAGTGGTGATACTTACAATATCGTTGTTAATAATTGTAAGTGGATTAGGCTTTGCAGTATGGGCTGAAATATATAATTACAAAGGAGTAGGAAAATTTTCTACACATTCTAAGGTAGCAATTTCTATGACTGCGTTTTTGGTGATAGTTGGATGGGGTTTGATGTATTTATTTGAGATGAAAAATCCACAAACTATTCAATATATGTCGATAAAAGGAAAACTTTTATCTTCTTTATTTGCCGCTGTATCACCTAGAACAGCTGGCTTTTATTCAATATCTTTACCAGATATGACCTTGGCTGGAAAGGTTTTAACGATGATACTTATGTTTATTGGAGGTTGTCCTGGAGGAACAGCAGGCGGAGTTAAAACTACAACTATAGGTATTTTGTTAATGACAGTGATATGTGTAATTAAAAATAGAGAAGATACACAAATTTTTGAAAGAACTATAGGAAAAAATTTAGTATATAAAAGTTTTGTAATAGTTACAATAGCAATGGGTGTTGTAATAATGGATACAATGATATTGTCATTTACAGAAACAGGAGCATCATTAGAATATATTCTATATGAAATTACTTCTGCTTTCGGAACAGTAGGATTAACACTTGGACTTACTCCCAAACTTAGTATTATAGGAAAACTTCTTATATGTGCAACTATGTACATAGGTAGACTTGGACCGCTTACTTTGGTTATGGCATTATCTAGTAAAAAGGATAAAAGTTTAATAAAATATCCAGATGGCAAAATATTAGTTGGATAG
- the ytxC gene encoding putative sporulation protein YtxC, translating to MLLLTIICDDKEDIVDGLNEMKRYFEEKNLILGISESMSSGLHFIKIFCSEIELSSKLKNKFSLYIANIIYNIVVKEFYREEMYSYLTDSYFFLKYEEMQEVINRSIEILSNSEKITDEDTIYCMNKKNDIIDKIKECIDENDTINIRGFITFRMKELRRDFECIVSKVVEKYMAKKEYDEFIKLLKYFVDVQESKIKELNIIIQDDGSYLIQDENKKDMMEDMFKELSGINSTQDVEDDDLIISGLITYCPENIIIYNKDNSKNKEMINTIEEVFKGRVKFCEESKNCNKVKNTIKV from the coding sequence GTGTTATTATTGACAATAATATGTGACGATAAAGAAGATATAGTTGATGGGCTAAATGAAATGAAAAGATACTTTGAAGAGAAAAATCTCATACTTGGAATTTCAGAAAGTATGAGTTCAGGACTACACTTTATTAAAATATTTTGTAGTGAAATTGAATTGAGTTCTAAACTAAAAAATAAGTTTAGTTTATATATAGCTAATATTATATATAATATTGTGGTAAAAGAATTTTATAGAGAAGAAATGTATTCCTATTTAACAGACTCATATTTTTTCTTGAAATATGAAGAGATGCAAGAAGTTATAAATAGAAGTATAGAGATTTTAAGCAATTCAGAAAAAATCACTGATGAAGATACTATTTATTGTATGAATAAAAAAAATGATATAATAGATAAGATAAAAGAATGTATCGATGAAAACGACACTATAAATATAAGAGGATTTATTACTTTTAGAATGAAGGAATTAAGAAGAGATTTTGAGTGTATAGTAAGTAAAGTTGTAGAAAAATATATGGCTAAAAAGGAATATGATGAGTTTATAAAATTATTAAAGTATTTTGTTGATGTTCAAGAAAGTAAAATAAAAGAACTTAACATTATAATACAGGATGATGGAAGTTATTTAATACAAGATGAAAACAAAAAAGATATGATGGAAGATATGTTTAAAGAATTATCAGGTATTAATTCTACCCAAGATGTTGAAGATGATGATTTAATTATAAGTGGTTTAATAACTTACTGTCCAGAAAATATAATAATTTACAATAAGGATAACTCTAAGAATAAAGAAATGATAAATACTATCGAAGAAGTTTTTAAAGGGAGAGTTAAGTTTTGTGAAGAAAGTAAAAACTGCAACAAAGTAAAAAATACAATAAAAGTATAA
- the infC gene encoding translation initiation factor IF-3: MKKESLINEQIKDKEVRLISDDGEQLGIVSTKEALRIAEEKELDLVMISANGNPSVCKIMDYGKYLYEQTKKVKEAKKKQKIVSIKEIRLSPTIEEHDIEIKANRTKKFLQDENKVKVTVRFRGREADYSYKGKKILDLFVSKIGDVCIIEKQAKLEGRNMIMILAPKRA; encoded by the coding sequence ATTAAAAAAGAAAGCCTTATCAATGAACAGATAAAAGATAAAGAAGTAAGACTTATAAGTGATGATGGAGAGCAATTAGGAATTGTAAGTACTAAAGAAGCTCTAAGAATTGCAGAAGAAAAAGAGCTTGATTTAGTAATGATATCAGCAAATGGTAATCCATCAGTTTGCAAGATAATGGACTATGGCAAATACCTATATGAACAAACTAAAAAGGTAAAAGAAGCTAAAAAGAAACAAAAAATTGTAAGTATAAAAGAAATTAGACTAAGTCCAACAATCGAAGAACATGATATAGAAATAAAAGCTAACAGAACAAAAAAATTCTTACAAGATGAAAACAAAGTTAAAGTTACAGTAAGATTTAGAGGAAGAGAAGCTGACTATTCCTATAAAGGAAAGAAGATATTAGATCTATTTGTATCTAAAATAGGAGATGTTTGTATTATTGAAAAACAAGCAAAACTTGAAGGTAGAAATATGATTATGATATTAGCTCCAAAAAGAGCTTAG